The DNA region AGTGATGTAACCCGTAGAATTTTAATTTGGATAGGATTTGGTACTTAAAAAGTTCCAGGACAATAGTGGACTGTTGAACAGAAGATCAATGAACGATGAGGAAGATAAGCTGACTAGGGAGTCATGATCCACGTGGCATTGGCACTCTGCTGGCGTTAGGCTTCTGTCTTTCTCTTCAGGTGGAGCTAcctgtaattttttatttttttggtacattgccTACCTGTATTTAGGTAAACTATATTTcctaaaataatttataaaaaaccACTGAACTGGGAAATTGGGTGTTTGCGAAGCCACAATTAGCAATTAGGTAGTTTAGAGTGCAATTATTTTGTGTTTTGTTCAGTTAGAACACTTCTCCAATAAACTTTTGTGGACTTAACTTCTTGTATGTCAGATCAAATGTGGCAtgttctatatttttttatggtTAATACCTGACAATTTCTACTACAGTTAGGATTTATTTAATGGTCTACTGTGTAAATTTCTTTAAGGTTTCAAGTTATTGATGGAAACaacgagattgagaagaatatTTGATTTATTCAATAGAACTGAACCAAGATTCTCAGAGAATTGATGGTTTCAAGAATACAGAGAAGAACCCTAACAACCTCTGGAATTTCAAGAGTCCAGTCTCTCCCTCCCTTTCACTCAGTAATTGCCTAACTGCTACTAACTAACTCCTCTCCCATTTATAGAAGAGAAGCTTAACTGTTTCTAACCATATAACCTTCCccgtattattttttatttacaatTTCACTCTACTATTGCTGGAGAAGTCAGGGTACACTAAATCCCAACCCTTTCCTCATATTCTTCCTTTCATAGACCTTCCTAATTGGAGGTCGATATCTATCAACACCCACCCCTAAAAGCTTCACCTTGTCCCCAAGagaaaaataagggaaagcCTCATGAATTCTAGCAGCCGTTTCCCAGCTATTCTCAGTTCTCACAAGTAGGTAGGTTCTGCCACTGAATTAGAACCTCAATCTCACCCAAAGTGACCTCTCGGATATCCACCACACCCTCAGGAACTACAGCCTGATCACTTTTCCATTTACATAGAATGATTGTTCACCTTGATTACACAGAGTTCCTGagttataaaatattaaaatcagaTCCATATAATGAAGACAGCATGACACATTAATTGTGTGTATGCTTCTACATGTCTGccccttgttttttttttttggtacatgtcTGCCCCTTGTTAGATGTTTATATCAATAAAAGTGAAGAAAAAAGTTGTTGCAATAAGGAACTCGGTGGCCTCTCACCTCGTGAAAATCTTAACAATCCTACAAATCCATCCATAAAATCCCTTCTCATTCAGGACTGGTTGTAGGAAGAACCTCAATGATGCATGAAATTGGGGCTGTCTGGACGCAAATAGGAGATAGAAAACATCAGTCAAAATTCAGCAGAAGGTAAGTTAGTTTCTTACAATGATAGCAGAGGTAGAAAAGCCATCCAGTAGAAGCAATATACCTTATGCAGATATTCATACAGCAGAAGCAAAAGACCAATAGAAGTGTAAATATACTGCAAAAGTTGCAAATGAACATgagatttctatttttttcttgtcAAACATTAGATTTCTATTAAAGCAAAGACAAATACAAAAAAGAATGTCATGCCAGATAACCCTACTGATTCAGAGGCAGTGAATTGGACTGGGATGCAGATCAATGACATGAAGAACAGTGAGGATCTGGAAGATGTGAATTTGATGCAGAAAATTCAATTGTAGTGCAATGAAAATAATGTGTATTTTTACTTAGATATTCATGCAGAAAATACAGATATAATAATACATCTAACAAAACTTCTACTATATCTTTACAaatgtttaatttgaatttgaatgattcgattttaaaaataaaataaaatctaatctaaaataaattttcgTTTTTCCAGTTTTGCCTTGattggattttaatttttttttatttaaacagcttttgtgttttgttatttattattgttttttaaaaaaatgttattcaaTCGCGTGGGAAGTCACAACCAATCAACCATAGGCCATAGCGATATTTAATTGCATGGACCCCGACAGCTGGAACGCGTGGGATGAGACTCGCTGATTGAGGCCGAGGATTGTGAAACGCATGCGAGATAAAGGGCGCTGATTGAGGCCGTGTAGAAGCTCGCGCGTGAGGGCAACAAGTTCGGCGCGGTTAATGAGAAGAGAGGGTGGGTGTATTTACTATTTAGATCTTGAAACACCTTTTCGAAGAGCTATAATACCGGTTTCATGACTCTCAAATAGACTGAACCAATCTCGATACATCCTGAGTACAGATCTTCTCATCTCTATGCGAACTACTTTAGGTCTTTATGTCTTTGAATGAGGGTAAAAAACTTTCCCCCTTCAATTCGGTTCGATATACCCTCATTCAAAGACATAAAATCTGAGGGAGATTCATTCCACCTTCATCATGCCTTAGAGAGAATCTCTTACCAAGGTAGACGATAGGTGTATTTTTAGTTTACCGTGTATATTTGTTATTGACTTTTTGCCTGATTAATCTATCAAGATTCTAATATGTTTTGTGCGATGTTGTTGCAGGAACCGATCTAAAGATCCTTGATAGATGCGAAATTCAATAAGGACTACTCCAAAGGTTCCTTCACCATATATGATTTATGAATTGGTGAGAGATCTCGGTATTTATGAAGAGGTGTCATAGATCCCAtggttttattatatttttgtgAAAAGAGTCATCACTAGAACTTGTAAGGACCTCTTCTCCAAGGGATACGCTctttacaattttatttttatatctgtTGCTATTGATTTGTATAAATATTTCCCACATATTTAAGGTTAGATTTTTTGGATCTATCTACAATATCTATGTGGGATGTTCTTATAGGTTGAATCTATCTACATGAGATTTGATTTATGTTAGACGTTTGATACTTGGATCTGACATATGCATGATATGTTAGATCTCAAGATGCCAGATAAGATGTCAGATCTCAAGCTTTGCTAAAGTTATCAAAATCTAAAATTTGGCCCCCTCTCGTAGGGGCTGATCATTAAATTTTTGTGTGCTTGTTTCTAAGAAGTCTCATTTAAGGAATATATATGAGACTGCTTGCTCTTTTGTATGTGCTACTGAAGTATGAATTTCTGTGCTTACCCTCCAATCTTCATGATTTTTCATTGCCTCTTGCCATATTTTGCAGACATCTCCAACGCTCATCTTCCTCAACCTTCTGAAATTGAATTGGTCGGATAACAATACTTTTCTCAAAAACAACCCGTTGTAGCCGGTTTCATCTTCTCCGTATACGGAGTATACGACCACGTCCCCCCCTCCTTTGTATTGTTCCAAGACAGCTTTAAACAATGAAGCAGCCATGCACGTGTTCAATGTAATGTAGAGCCTAACTCCATCTTTCAAATTTTCTATAATCTCTCTCCAGAAAGTTTCTGTAATACATACATGGAGAGTTAGTACACTAGTGCTATTTTGAACATGAAAGGTCTAAAAGACATAGCAGAACCTAATTTATGTATTGGAAAACTACAATTCACTAGAATATTTGTAAAATTCCTTTAGCATGGCATAGCATATCACTAGAATTCATAAGAGATTGTATTTAGCATTGTATTTAGATCCTTAAAATGATGCATATGAATCTTAGAAGGCTATGTGAACATGAAAGGTCTAAAAGTCATAAGAGATTTGAATGGAGAGCAGAACATAATTTATGTATTGAAAAACTACAATTCACTAGAATATTTGTAAAATTCCTTTAGCATAGCATAGCATATCACTAGAATTCATAAGAGATTGTATTTAGCATTGTATTTAGATTCATAATTTATGTATTGAAAGTCATGATGCATGTTTATTTCGATGTGATGTATATTTTCCAACTTCCTAATAAAAAAAACTGGATCATATTTACCTGTTACAGGTTTAAGATCCGAGCACTCTATCAGTGGTAGtgtgttcttcttcttctcccctttACCATTCTTGGCATGAGCTGCAATGTGGATGTAGAGAAGGTCTCTTGGTATAGCTTCCATTACTAGTTTCCTCACGTCCATCTTGATATTTCTTTGATTCGGAACTCTATGACCTCCCATGTCACAAAGTATTTGTATATTTCCTTCTTTGAATTTGTAATACGTGGCAAGAAATTCTTTTAATACCCTAACTTCTGTCAAAGCATGGGATAAGATTCGGTCGTCTTCTTTTTCGTTGGGATAAACTACTCCAATGAGTATGGCCTTTTTGGAAGGGGATTGGTTTGTAGGGCTGTTCTGTTTTGCTTTTTTGCTTTGTGTACGAGATTCTCTTATCCTTACTACCCTCTTAGTTGGTTGTGATGGTTCACCTCTTGCACATTGTTTATTTAAGTACTGTAATGACAAATGATAAAGATATAAATTATCTGTACAATGATTACTACTTTTGTCTAATATTAAACATTTGTTAGCATTTTTTCTCACCTTTGCTGGGCCAGACCTCTTTTGTTTTCCTGTTCCTGGTATGCAAGAATAGTTGTCCTATGCAAGATCAAATTAAGTCagacaataaaaaataatatgatCATATATTTTGGTATAATAAgagaaaattaatttgaaagtgGTCATATTTTCAGGGATAAAAAGAGATGTCTTATCTTAGTGCTTGGTATTTGCTTTTGGATttaaactaaaattaaactaaaaTGCCTCATCCAAATGAGGGTAAGGACCATTGATGGCCTTGCTTATGGCACCAAGAGCTTTATTTTTGGTCAATTTGGCACCAAGAGAGGGAAAAATCATGTGTGTTTTCCTTTTTCCTCTCTTATAAGAAAACGTTACTCTAAAAATCAGGCACTGATATAAGTAGGTAGTGACTGGACAATAGAAATTAATTTAATCTCTCTATTCTTCAAAGGAAAACCGACTTGCCTGTTTCATGTTTGTATATGCAAAATGCCCAAATGAAATACACACAGAAACAAGTTCATCTCAGAAAGATAGTAGAATAGGACAtctctttcaaaattcaaatacaaAGAGGAAAAAATATGGAAAACCCCATAATACATAGGTTGGGCATCAAAGTTCATTCATCACATACACCAGtaatttcttttattctttGTTGGGGTTACATCATGTTACAAAAACAATCTGTTCTTGTCAACTAGTATATTGCAACCAAAAGCTTTATACAATATTGTACCCTACCTTAGACAATATTCTTTGATGGGGTTACATCATGTTACAAAAACAATCTGTTCTTGTAACTAGTATATGGCAACCAAAAGCTTTTCATACAATATTGTACCCTACCTTAGACAATATTTTCTTCAGAACATGAGAAACCACCTCATCTACAGGCTGAATATCAGTCACAGCAGCACCAGGTTCTCCATGCTATAAAAGAAGTAGTATTTGTTATGCcataatttaaaattcaaatgagGTAAAAATAGCTGTGAAATCAAACTTCAATCAGTAGGGATATAAATCTCAAATAACTCCAATGCAATTTTTTATGAGAGAATAATGTATTAAGAAAGAGAAGTACAAAGATAAATGCATAGACTAACCACATGAAAAATAACAGTCAAATTCAAGAATCCAGAGGGAAAATAATTTCATAAATCAACATCGAGAAGAGAAGAAATCAATACAAATTTTACTAAGGAGATCTCAGCATTTCTGACTGAAATCCCCACCCAATTTACCATTCCTTGCTCCTCATTTCCCTCTTTTTCTGAAAACAAAAATCAGCATTGAAGATGCCCATTCTAATTGTGAACCGGAAAAAGTAACAGGAAATATTTCCTATGTTTACAAAGGACTCTAAAAGGGGAAATATATGGCAAGGGCACCAAAACATTCCTTCGAAATTTTGTTAACGATGTCAAACCTGTGTGTTAAGGAAATTATTTCtttcaaatattaaacatgatCTCATTATTATCCTTGTTTAGGTTCTCTTCTCCCTTGCTTACCCGTTATATAAAGTGTAAACCCTTTAGTACCACTAGCAGAAATCAATTTTACTTAAATATGGTGAAACCCTACCAACTAATTATAGGATTAATTTTTGATTGACTATCAATGTAGTGATTATTACATTATCAAAGAATCATTAATGTGACAACTTCTTTACTAATAATGTAAAATATATCACTGAAAAATTCTATGGTAGATTAAATTCAAAATCTTAACTAAAAGGAAGAAGCTGTTAGAGAAaacagaaagagagaaaaagaaatgcaTCTGAAAACTTCTATTATGAATTGGTTAAACTGATACAGAGAAGATGAATCCTTATATAGGATTGTAGAAGCTTGTTCAGCAAGTTAAGCTAACAACCTAACTGCTATAACTACTCCTAACTGAATTGACagctggcataacagaattGACAGCTAACATAACAGAATAACAGAAAAGACTAGTGTGTCCAGCTGACATTCCAGCTGGCACAAACACAAGTACACATAGGCGATATTTTCATATCCCTAACCTTCCTATTCACTCTAATACACCCCCTCAAACTGAAGTAGGTGACAACATAAGATGTTTGTCAACTACATTCAGTTTGTCTCTCATAAGTAGAAATCTGGTTGGAGATAGGGCCTTTGTGAAGATGTCAGCTCTTTGATGTTCTGAGGGCACATGCTGAACAACTAGGCTCTTGGCTTGCACTTTTTCCCTGACAAAAAATAGATCCATTTCCATGTGCTTTGTCCTTGTGTGTAAAATTGGATTATGAGTTAACAAAACAGTACTCATATTATCACATAAGACAgtaggaacagtaaaagcaatCTTCAACTCTGTGAGAAGTGATTCCACCCATAGTAATTCTGCTGTTGTGTTAGCAAGGCTTCTATACTCAGCCTCTGTGCTAGACCTGGCCACTAGTGTTTGCTTCTTTGCAgtccaagaaataagatttggcCCCAAAAAGACACAAGACCCAGATGTAGACCTTCTATCATCTGGATCTGATCcccagtcagcatcacaaaaagccAACAAAGGAAGAGGCTGTGTCATTGAACAAGGCTGCAAGAGCACTCCATGAGTGATAGTACCTTTGAGATACCTCAAAATTCGCTTTACTGCCTTCCAATGCTCCTCATGAGGATCAGACAAAAATTGACAGACCTTGTTCACTGCATAAGATATTTCAGGTCTAGTTATTGTTGCATATTGAAGAGCCCCAACTACACTTCTATATTCAGTGGGATCATGCAAGCTAGTCCCTCCATGCTTGGTAAGCTTTGCCCCAAACTGCATAGGTGTAGAGATAGGTGCAGCATCTGCCATATTCACCTTTGTTAGAAGATCATTGATGTATTTTGTTTGATTGAGAAGAAGACTGCCATTGGCCAGGTGTGTGACTTGAACACCCAAAAAATAATCAAGCTGTCCTAGTTGCTTTAGAGCAAAAATAGAATGAAGCTTGGCAGTGAGCTGCTGAATAAGGACCATAGAATCACCAGTAAgaattatatcatcaacatatatcaacatatagaTGCAGCCAAGAGGAGAGTTGTAGGTGAAAAGTGAGGGATCACATTTACTAGCTTTGAACCCAAACTGAAGCAACACTTCTTTAAGCCGATGaaaccaagcccttggggcttgtttgaGGCCATAGAGAGCCTTGTGCAACTTGCACACCAATGTCTTGTCCTTATGCTCAAACCCAGGAGGTTGAGTCATATACACTTCCTCCTCCAAGACACCATTTAGAAAAGCATTATTAACATCTATTTGTTGTAATGGCCATCCTCTGGAAATAGCAAGGGACAAGATGAGTCTCACTGTGATTGGTTTGACTACTGGAGAAAAGGTCTCAGAGTAGtcaaagccttgaacttgactATAGCCCTTAGCCACCAATCTGGCTTTGTATTTGTTGATGGAGCCATCAGGATTCTCCTTGACTCTATAAATCCACTTGCATCCCACTGCTTTTCGGTTGGAAGGGAGAGGGACAAGAGACCAAGTACCATTGCTCATAAGAGCATTATACTCTTCCTTCATAGCTTGTAACCATTTGTCATCCCTCATAGCTTGTTTAACAGTGGTTGGTTCCATGTGTGTCAACAATAGAGTAGGATTAAGTCTTGGTTTGATAATGCCTGATTTAGATCTAGTTTGCATAGGATGAGCATTCACAGGTACTGCAACAGTAGAAGCTGAACTTGCAGCATGTACCCCTGAGGATGTAGCCATTTCTTGATGTGCTGATTCTGAGGATGCATGCTCAGCTGGCTGAGATGTTGAAGCTAAACCAGAACCAGTAGGAATTGGAGAAGGTTGTGACTGCAGGTCTGATGCTTCTGATTGTGGAGAAAGTGGCCCAGGATTAGCCAATTCAGTAGAGATTGGAGCTGGAGAGGGCTGAGGCATGCTCCTAGATATGATAGGAACAGTAGAAAGAGGAAAATACTCTGCTGAAGAGGTTGGTGGTGAAAAAGGTTCAGAAGGAAAGAGAGTAGTATAGGGGAATCTATGTTCATGAAACAGAACATCCTTGGAAACATATATTCTACCAGATTGATCAAGACATTTGTAACCCTTATGACTGGAAGAATAACCCAAGAACACACACTCTTTTGAGTGCAAAGACAATTTGTTGGAATTATAAGGCCTGAGAAATGGAAAACAAGCTGAACCAAATATTTTGAGGCTTTTAAAATCAGGATGATTACCATACAATTTGAAGTAAGGACTAGCACCTTGTAGAGTAGTAGTAGACATACGATTTATGAGATAAGTGGCTGTGAGGAAAGCATGATCCCAAAAATGCAAGGGCGTAGAAGCATGAGATAACAAAGCTAAACCTGTTTCTACTATGTGCCTATGTTTCCTTTCAACACTCCCATTTTGATGATGAGTATGGGGACAAGTGACCCTGTGGACAACTCCTAGGGCCTGAAAATGACCAGTTAAAGGTTTAAATTCCCCTCCCCCATCTGTTTGGACACTCTTAAGCTTGTGGCCAAATTGCAATTCAATCATGGTGTGAAAATTGACAAAGGTAGTGTAGGTATCAGATTTCTTCTTTAAGGGAAAAATCCATGTATATCTTGTGAATGCATCAACACATGTTAGAAAATAGAAGAAACCACAAGAGGATTCCATAGAAGATGGTCCCCACAAATCAGCAAACACCAATTCAAAGGGTTTTGTGTAAACtgtggttgaagaagaagaaggcaagCGATGTATTTTGCTCAAACAACAAGctttacaaaaagaaaacacacTTTTATTGCTTGAAACTGGAACATTACACAAAGACAAAGTTTGCTTGAGAACATCATGATGGGGATGACCCATTCTATTATGCCACAACTCATAAATGGAAATATTACTACTACTATTACAAGGTGCAGAACTTGAAACACTAGAATTCACTAATGAAGAAGGCAAATCAATAGCAGAAGATGCTTTGTTTCCTACAGGCTGAGAAGCTAAGCCAGCCTGTGCCAGTGGCTGAGAATGCAAAGAAGACTGAAACAAAGAAGCTTTAACAGGAGAGTGAGACACAGCTTGTGAGGGTGGTCCATCAAAGTAATAAAGACCATCATCACCAACACTTCCAGTGAGAAGAAGTTCAGAGGTGTCCTGATGACGAACAGCACAAAAATTGGCATGAAAAGTGAAGTAAACATTATTATCTTTAGCAAAACGACTAACACTAACTAGATTCTTTGTAATAGAAGGAACAAGGAGCAActtattaagaattaaaatagCTTTAGGATTAAAAAGAGAGGGAAGAGTGGCTGAACCTATGGACTGAATTGGTAATCCTTGACCATTGCCCACCAGAAGTTGATCTTGTGTTGCTAGAGGCACATTATCCACAAAAATGCCAGGATTGTTTGTCACATGATGTGTGGCCCCAGAGTCAGGACACCAATTCACTTGAGGTGCAGCAGTGAATTGTGTAGAAGATGCAGGAGCAGTAGTCAACATGGCCTGAGGAGCAACACCAGTGGGAGCTGGATGTTGTGGAGACCTTGGAAAAGTGGTTGGCTGAGGAGCCCAAGGTCTTGCAAATTGCATACCAGCAGCTTGTGGAAATTGCATTCCAGCAGCTGGAGGAAAATGCATTCCAGTTGGTTGAGGAAATTGCATGCCAGAGATAGGTGGAACACACCAAGGAGGCCAAGTAGGCATACCAGGACCTGAATTAGCATTAGAACCATACTGTGGATACATGGGATTGTAGGATGCATAAGGTGTAATCCCAAAATTAGCCATAGAAggaaaacccccaaattgcATTGGAGAAAACCCTAAATTGGGACTAACATTCCCAAATTGACCAGAATTTCCAGATTGTCCAGAATTACCATGAGGATTAGTACCAGGAGCAACTCCTGAAGGGCGTGACCAGCAAGAAGCTGTGTCATGACCCCATTTGTTGCAGTATGTGCACTGGACATTGCGTCCTCTCCCGCGCCCGCGTCCTCTGCCATAGCCACCAAAATTGCGATTTTGTTCATCGCGACTCTCATAGCCAGAAGCAACAGTACCATCGAGTGGCTGGGAAGAAGCGACACTGGTTGCAGGAGGTTGCGGCGCTGGCGATGGCGATGGCGGCGCCGGAGTAGGCTGAGTCCACAGAGCTTGTGGCGGCGGCGCCGGTGCAGTAGAAGATGAAGGCGGATTTTGCGCCTGTGCAAGGAACACTGCAGGAGTGGTTTCAGCTTGTTGTTTCTTTCGCATCCTATCAAATCGTGCTTCATGCGAAATCACCATAGCTTCCACCTCAGAAATCGAGTAGTAGGTTGTTTGGTTGTAGATAACCATCATCAAAGCACTGTACTCTTcagagagaccatcgaaaataGCTTCCAGATGATCACGGAAAGTCACAGGTTCTCCAATTGAAGCAAGCGTATTCACAATCGTTTTGATCCTTTGCAGAAATTCAGAAGCAGTTTTGGTACCTTTTGTGATGTTCTTCAACTCATTCCTCAATTGTGTTGACTGAGCACGCGATTTGGCATTGAAAAACGAGTGAATCTCTTCCCAGATCTGCCAAGAGTGCACACACTGGATCACATTGGGAAGAATCGAAGGCGAAAGCGTAGAAAGAAGCCAGGTGAAGAGGAATGAATCCTGTTGCTCCCAATCTGAAAACTCAGGATTCACATTCTCCATGATTCGATCTTCCTCAGTCAAGAATTTCACAGGAATTTGAGGAGGATCTTGAACGAATTTCTGCAGCTTGTGAGATCTGATGACACCTTCTACTTGTTGCTTCCATGAGTAAAAGTTGGAATCATCAAGCTTGATGCTCAATTTGTGAGAGAATGCTTGAGAAAGAGAATTCGTAGAAGAAGGAGTAGGcagagaagaaggtgaagacTCCATAGCCATGGATCttaagctcttgataccatgttagagaaaacagaaagagagaaaaagaaatgcaTCTGAAAACTTCTATTATGAATTGGTTAAACTGATACAGAGAAGATGAATCCTTATATAGGATTGTAGAAGCTTGTTCAGCAAGTTAAGCTAACAACCTAACTGCTATAACTACTCCTAACTGAATTGACagctggcataacagaattGACAGCTAACATAACAGAATAACAGA from Lotus japonicus ecotype B-129 chromosome 2, LjGifu_v1.2 includes:
- the LOC130738708 gene encoding uncharacterized protein LOC130738708, translating into MAASLFKAVLEQYKGGGDVVVYSVYGEDETGYNGLFLRKVLLSDQFNFRRLRKMSVGDVCKIWQEAMKNHEDWRYIYTSIGLLLLLYEYLHKTAPISCIIEVLPTTSPE